In Halobacillus amylolyticus, the following proteins share a genomic window:
- a CDS encoding YpmA family protein, with translation MENKIETMSTVRIQKSDDLYKVVDTLNRTLKDQNLMFGLALDEDDNETAVFTIYRT, from the coding sequence ATGGAAAATAAAATAGAAACAATGTCAACCGTACGGATTCAAAAATCAGATGACCTTTATAAGGTTGTTGATACACTTAATCGTACGTTGAAAGACCAAAATTTAATGTTTGGACTTGCTTTAGATGAAGATGATAATGAAACAGCAGTCTTCACGATTTACCGTACCTAG
- a CDS encoding cell wall elongation regulator TseB-like domain-containing protein, protein MYVQIEDKQTEGFTEAKNLAVSETKMTEVTDVLSYNGEIPIHIVRGLNGNDEELVTFINLEKKEVLTTIKASSMIPSSGLKTGLQTDCSACSFIDVQLAYEENSPAWELTYIDENQRYVLEYVKVTNGDPIQRFAFRQPQS, encoded by the coding sequence ATGTATGTACAAATAGAAGATAAACAGACAGAGGGATTTACAGAGGCCAAAAATTTGGCGGTTTCAGAAACAAAAATGACAGAGGTCACAGATGTTTTAAGCTATAATGGTGAAATACCCATTCATATTGTTCGCGGTCTAAATGGAAATGATGAAGAATTAGTCACCTTTATAAATCTTGAGAAGAAAGAAGTGCTGACGACGATTAAAGCGAGTTCAATGATCCCTTCGAGCGGTTTAAAAACCGGGCTGCAGACTGACTGTTCTGCCTGCTCATTTATTGACGTACAGCTCGCGTATGAAGAAAATAGTCCAGCATGGGAACTTACTTATATAGATGAAAATCAACGATACGTATTAGAGTATGTAAAAGTTACAAATGGCGATCCTATTCAAAGATTTGCATTTCGTCAACCACAATCTTAA
- a CDS encoding pyridoxal phosphate-dependent aminotransferase: protein MELAKRVQTLTPSSTLAITAKAKALKAEGYDVIGLGAGEPDFNTPSHIIEAAGKAMQEGHTKYTPSGGIPDLKDAILSKMKRDQNLTYSPSEVIVTTGAKHALFTLFQVLLNKGDEVIVPAPYWVSYPEQIKLAEGAPVIVKAKEEHQFKITPEQLEEAITEKTKAVIINSPSNPTGMVYSEDELRAIGEVCLRHDILIISDEIYEKLIYSNDKHVSMAQLSDKLYKQTIIINGVSKSHSMTGWRIGYALGRTEIIQAMTNMASHSTSNPTSVAQYAALAAYNGSDDEISEMRKAFHKRLDTLHSWLLAIPGVSCEKPMGAFYLFPNVIRTATICGFKTVDEWVTALLEEEKIALVPGSGFGSPDNVRLSYATSIDQLEEAAKRIQRFVDKHQS from the coding sequence ATGGAATTAGCTAAACGAGTACAAACACTTACACCATCATCTACATTAGCCATTACGGCTAAAGCTAAAGCGTTAAAAGCAGAAGGGTATGATGTCATCGGTCTTGGAGCTGGTGAGCCCGATTTTAATACACCTTCGCATATAATTGAGGCGGCAGGGAAGGCCATGCAGGAAGGACATACGAAATATACACCTTCTGGGGGCATCCCTGATTTAAAAGATGCGATTTTGTCAAAAATGAAAAGAGACCAAAATTTGACCTACTCACCTAGTGAGGTTATTGTTACGACTGGGGCCAAGCATGCTTTATTTACGTTGTTTCAAGTTTTGCTAAATAAGGGGGATGAAGTCATCGTTCCGGCCCCTTATTGGGTCAGTTATCCCGAACAAATTAAATTGGCTGAAGGTGCCCCTGTCATTGTTAAAGCAAAGGAAGAACATCAATTCAAAATCACACCTGAACAACTCGAAGAGGCAATAACAGAGAAGACGAAGGCTGTTATCATCAATTCTCCAAGTAATCCAACAGGCATGGTGTATTCTGAAGATGAGCTTCGTGCAATTGGAGAAGTTTGCTTAAGACATGACATTCTTATCATCTCAGATGAAATTTATGAAAAACTGATCTATTCCAATGACAAGCATGTGTCCATGGCTCAGCTGTCAGACAAACTTTATAAACAAACCATCATTATTAATGGTGTTTCTAAATCACACTCCATGACTGGTTGGAGAATTGGTTACGCTCTAGGCCGAACAGAGATCATCCAGGCTATGACAAATATGGCTTCACATTCCACATCAAACCCGACTTCAGTAGCTCAGTATGCTGCACTAGCCGCTTATAATGGGTCAGATGATGAGATAAGTGAAATGCGGAAAGCCTTTCACAAAAGGTTAGATACTCTACACAGCTGGCTGCTTGCGATCCCAGGTGTATCGTGTGAGAAGCCTATGGGAGCTTTTTACCTATTTCCTAATGTGATTCGTACGGCTACTATTTGTGGTTTTAAAACCGTGGATGAGTGGGTAACTGCACTGCTTGAAGAAGAGAAGATTGCTCTCGTGCCTGGATCTGGTTTTGGATCACCTGATAATGTCAGACTGTCTTATGCAACATCAATTGACCAATTAGAAGAAGCGGCGAAGCGTATTCAACGTTTTGTAGATAAACACCAATCATAA
- the asnS gene encoding asparagine--tRNA ligase produces the protein MKTTIAEVSRYVGEEVTIGVWLQNKRSSGKIAFLQLRDGTGFMQGIVVKADIGEDKFQQAKALTQETSLYVTGVVVEDTRSSFGYELQVNNFEIIHEAVDYPITPKEHGTEFLMDHRHLWLRSKKQHAVMKVRNEIIRATYEFFNTNGYTKIDSPILTGSSAEGTTELFHTKYFDEEAYLSQSGQLYLEAAAMAFGKVFSFGPTFRAEKSKTRRHLIEFWMIEPEMAFMDHDDSLEVQEQYVTHVVEAVLENCTLELEALGRDKAVLEKIKAPFPRISYDEAIDLLKEKGFDDIDWGEDFGAPHETAIAESYDKPVFIVNYPAEIKAFYMKPDPERPEVVLCADLIAPEGYGEIIGGSQRIDDLELMQKRYEEHDLTGDAYQWYLQLREYGSVPHSGFGLGLERTVAWIAGVEHVRETIPFPRLLNRLYP, from the coding sequence ATGAAAACAACAATTGCAGAAGTTTCAAGATATGTAGGAGAAGAAGTTACCATTGGTGTCTGGTTGCAGAATAAGCGATCAAGCGGGAAAATAGCTTTTCTTCAGCTTCGTGACGGAACTGGATTTATGCAAGGTATCGTTGTGAAGGCGGATATTGGCGAAGATAAGTTTCAACAGGCAAAAGCACTGACACAGGAAACATCTCTTTACGTCACAGGTGTAGTCGTTGAAGATACACGTTCTTCCTTCGGGTACGAGCTGCAAGTGAACAACTTCGAAATTATTCACGAAGCTGTTGATTATCCGATTACACCGAAAGAACACGGAACAGAGTTCTTGATGGATCATCGCCACTTATGGCTGCGTTCTAAAAAGCAGCATGCAGTCATGAAAGTTAGAAATGAAATTATTCGAGCTACGTATGAATTTTTTAATACCAATGGATACACGAAAATTGACTCACCAATCTTAACCGGGTCTTCAGCAGAAGGTACAACTGAATTATTCCACACAAAATATTTCGATGAAGAAGCCTATTTGTCTCAGAGTGGACAGCTTTACTTAGAAGCAGCAGCAATGGCGTTTGGTAAAGTATTCAGTTTCGGGCCTACTTTCCGAGCAGAAAAATCAAAAACGCGTCGTCATCTCATTGAATTCTGGATGATTGAGCCTGAAATGGCTTTTATGGATCATGATGACAGTCTTGAAGTTCAAGAGCAGTATGTCACACATGTTGTGGAAGCTGTGCTTGAAAATTGTACACTTGAGCTTGAGGCTCTTGGTCGCGATAAAGCTGTCCTTGAGAAGATAAAAGCCCCCTTCCCAAGAATTAGCTATGACGAAGCAATTGATTTATTGAAAGAAAAGGGTTTTGATGATATCGACTGGGGAGAAGATTTCGGTGCTCCACATGAAACGGCAATTGCTGAGAGCTATGATAAACCAGTATTCATTGTAAACTATCCTGCTGAAATTAAAGCCTTCTACATGAAGCCAGATCCAGAACGCCCCGAAGTGGTTTTATGTGCAGATTTAATCGCTCCAGAAGGCTATGGTGAAATTATTGGCGGATCACAGCGGATTGATGACCTTGAACTTATGCAAAAGCGTTATGAGGAGCATGATCTAACAGGAGATGCCTACCAGTGGTACTTGCAGCTTCGTGAATACGGGAGCGTACCGCATTCAGGTTTCGGTTTAGGACTTGAACGCACAGTTGCCTGGATTGCCGGTGTCGAACACGTTCGTGAAACGATTCCATTTCCACGTTTATTGAATCGCTTATATCCTTAA
- a CDS encoding DnaD domain-containing protein gives MSKYQSFQEIMNHQLMIPKQLLTEYRRLGMDEQELAVLLQIHRFYLDGNPFPTPEELADYLSFSSQDCSKVLRSLIQKQLITIEQKHSEQLVRNESYSLEPLWEKLFAQHKHSYATEEEQAGSLFSLFEQEFGRPLSPFEIENINIWLDQEEQEPSLIKAALREAVLMGKLNFKYIDRILREWKRKGIQTVDQARQHGKQFRQGQVKNSSSQAKPKRDVSLYYNWLEEDS, from the coding sequence TTGTCGAAGTATCAAAGCTTTCAGGAGATCATGAATCATCAATTGATGATCCCAAAGCAACTATTAACAGAATATCGTCGATTAGGAATGGATGAGCAGGAACTTGCCGTATTGTTACAGATTCATCGTTTTTATTTAGATGGGAATCCTTTTCCAACCCCAGAAGAGCTGGCTGACTATCTTTCTTTCTCAAGCCAGGACTGTTCAAAAGTCTTAAGAAGTCTTATTCAAAAACAGTTGATAACCATTGAACAGAAGCATAGTGAACAACTAGTTAGAAATGAATCTTATTCTCTCGAACCCTTGTGGGAGAAATTATTTGCCCAACATAAACACTCGTATGCTACCGAAGAGGAGCAAGCAGGAAGTTTGTTTTCTTTGTTCGAGCAGGAGTTTGGCCGGCCGCTATCCCCATTTGAGATCGAGAATATCAATATATGGCTAGATCAGGAGGAGCAAGAACCTTCACTTATAAAAGCTGCATTGCGGGAAGCAGTGTTGATGGGGAAACTCAACTTTAAATATATCGATCGTATTTTACGTGAGTGGAAAAGAAAAGGCATTCAAACAGTGGATCAAGCCCGGCAGCATGGTAAGCAGTTTAGACAAGGGCAAGTTAAAAATTCTTCCTCTCAAGCAAAGCCAAAACGTGATGTATCGCTGTATTATAACTGGTTAGAAGAGGACTCATAG
- the nth gene encoding endonuclease III, with protein sequence MLNKKQIRECLDVFEDMFPDAECELTHNNPFELLVAVLLSAQATDALVNKVTPHLFKKYERPEDYLAVPLEELQDDIKSIGLYRNKAKNIQKLSHTLIEKFNGRVPSTKQELESLAGVGRKTANVVASVAFGEPAIAVDTHVERVSKRLAICRYKDSVLEVEKTLMRKFPKEEWSDTHHRMIFFGRYHCKAQRPNCEECQLLHLCREGQKRMRKKRE encoded by the coding sequence ATGCTAAATAAAAAACAAATCAGAGAATGTTTAGACGTATTTGAGGATATGTTTCCTGATGCAGAATGTGAGCTCACTCATAACAATCCATTTGAACTTCTAGTTGCTGTTCTCTTATCGGCTCAAGCTACTGATGCATTAGTAAACAAGGTTACCCCTCATTTATTTAAAAAATATGAGAGACCGGAAGACTATCTTGCTGTCCCGCTTGAGGAACTCCAGGATGATATTAAATCGATTGGGCTATATCGAAACAAAGCAAAAAACATTCAAAAACTCTCACATACGTTAATTGAGAAATTTAATGGAAGAGTTCCTTCAACGAAGCAGGAGCTAGAGAGTTTGGCTGGCGTTGGAAGGAAAACGGCGAATGTCGTTGCCTCCGTGGCCTTTGGCGAACCAGCAATCGCTGTAGATACACATGTTGAGCGTGTCTCTAAACGATTAGCCATTTGTCGCTATAAAGACTCTGTGCTAGAAGTTGAAAAAACGTTGATGCGTAAATTCCCGAAAGAAGAATGGAGTGACACACATCATCGCATGATTTTTTTTGGCCGCTATCACTGTAAAGCACAGCGTCCCAACTGTGAGGAATGTCAATTGCTTCACTTGTGCAGGGAAGGGCAGAAGCGAATGAGGAAAAAGAGAGAGTAA
- a CDS encoding penicillin-binding protein 1A: MANESQSRTARRKQMKTKKKGNRKPTFKRIVMILLTIGIVLMIAVGSLFTYYIVTAPDLNEAQLSDPVSSKLYDQNGDFITDLAGKQRRTEISYNDLPPVLIDAVLATEDVRFFEHIGIDFRRIGAAIIANIQEGFGAEGASTITQQVVKRSFLSSDKTLKRKVQEQYLAIKLDQEYSKEKILEMYLNKIYYGEGAYGVAEAAQTYFGKNELSELTLPESALLAGLPQRPSGYNPFENPELAQQRMSVVLSLMVQHGKITKEEAEEARNTNVEDMLVEQTEKDSPYKAFIDHVREEVEAKMDGADIYKDGLKIYTTLDPKAQQYVEQMLGEDSPIAWPDEQLETGIAVTDTQTGAIRAIGGGRNYKAGNYNYATDIQRQPGSTLKPITAYGPAIQYNKLSTYHQINDEPIDINGYSPNNFDDRFRGWVSMRYALSRSLNIPAVKTLNEVGIGKAQEFATGLGVDFQDDQMYLSDAIGGGNALVNPLQLSGAYAAFGNEGVYNEPYTVRKVEVPGEGTVDLKPEPKSAMNSYTAYMITSMLQTVMSEGTGTAANIPGLPEAGKTGTTNRELDDGTEIVPDSWFSGYTTNYSISIWTGYSKGNQGLSDAAQDIPKQMFQSIMSHISEGKETSDFQKPGSVELVEVEEGSRPAKLPSPYTPESRIVTELFHVDNTPSQVSQVFQKLDPVQDLSASYDQEAQAINLEWGYDEPEGISYEVTVAIDGGEARQLTRTKDTTVEITNAQPGSSYEFTVTAVSDNEDADASDPSSASVEVPAEETEENPEQEPEEENPEEGNPEEENPEDEQNNGNGNQNDNNNNQDGNNGNNGDGNNGNGDGGEGQNDDGSGEPGENGDGGDENDGPNTPPEGDGDTDPDEGGDDDDPGQPDNPGTEQPEQPQEDAA, encoded by the coding sequence ATGGCCAACGAAAGCCAATCAAGAACAGCTAGACGTAAACAGATGAAGACAAAGAAAAAGGGAAACCGAAAACCAACTTTCAAACGAATCGTAATGATTCTTTTAACCATTGGTATCGTTCTTATGATAGCGGTCGGCAGTTTATTTACTTATTATATTGTAACTGCCCCAGATTTAAATGAAGCGCAATTATCTGATCCTGTATCATCAAAGCTTTATGATCAAAACGGTGATTTCATAACGGATTTAGCCGGTAAGCAAAGACGGACGGAAATTAGTTATAATGACCTCCCTCCCGTACTTATTGATGCGGTATTAGCTACCGAAGATGTTCGTTTCTTTGAGCATATTGGTATTGACTTTAGACGAATTGGTGCCGCAATTATTGCTAATATCCAAGAAGGTTTTGGTGCTGAAGGAGCAAGTACCATTACCCAGCAAGTCGTTAAGCGGTCTTTTTTATCCAGTGATAAGACGTTAAAACGTAAAGTTCAAGAACAATATTTAGCCATTAAACTAGATCAGGAATATTCCAAGGAAAAAATCTTAGAAATGTATCTAAATAAAATTTATTATGGCGAGGGTGCCTATGGGGTAGCTGAAGCGGCTCAGACCTATTTTGGCAAAAACGAATTAAGCGAACTCACACTTCCAGAATCAGCCTTGCTTGCAGGCTTGCCTCAACGTCCTTCTGGATACAATCCTTTTGAAAATCCGGAGCTAGCCCAGCAGCGGATGAGTGTCGTCCTCAGCTTAATGGTGCAGCATGGCAAGATCACTAAAGAAGAAGCTGAGGAAGCTAGAAATACGAATGTTGAGGATATGCTTGTAGAGCAAACAGAAAAAGATTCCCCCTACAAAGCTTTTATTGACCACGTTCGTGAAGAGGTAGAAGCTAAAATGGATGGTGCTGATATTTATAAAGACGGCTTAAAAATATATACGACTCTTGATCCCAAAGCACAACAATATGTTGAGCAAATGCTCGGTGAAGATAGTCCGATTGCCTGGCCAGATGAGCAGCTTGAAACAGGTATTGCCGTCACCGACACTCAAACCGGGGCCATTCGTGCTATCGGCGGCGGGCGCAATTATAAAGCAGGTAACTATAACTATGCTACCGACATCCAAAGGCAGCCAGGATCAACTCTAAAACCGATCACAGCTTATGGTCCGGCCATTCAATATAATAAGCTATCCACCTATCATCAAATTAATGATGAACCAATTGATATAAACGGGTATTCACCAAACAATTTTGACGATAGATTTCGTGGCTGGGTGAGCATGCGTTATGCATTAAGCCGGTCATTAAATATTCCTGCTGTTAAGACATTGAACGAGGTGGGGATTGGAAAAGCCCAGGAGTTTGCAACGGGCTTAGGTGTTGATTTTCAAGATGATCAGATGTATTTGAGTGATGCCATTGGCGGTGGTAATGCACTTGTCAATCCTCTTCAGCTAAGCGGTGCTTATGCGGCGTTTGGTAATGAAGGAGTATATAACGAACCGTATACTGTTCGTAAAGTTGAAGTTCCTGGAGAAGGAACTGTGGACTTAAAGCCAGAACCGAAATCAGCAATGAACAGTTATACAGCTTATATGATTACATCGATGCTACAAACTGTTATGTCTGAAGGTACGGGTACAGCAGCAAATATCCCTGGGCTTCCTGAAGCAGGTAAGACAGGGACAACAAACCGCGAATTAGATGATGGTACAGAAATTGTTCCGGATTCCTGGTTCAGCGGGTACACGACAAACTACTCTATATCGATATGGACTGGGTATTCCAAAGGGAACCAAGGTTTATCAGATGCTGCACAAGATATCCCTAAGCAGATGTTTCAGTCAATCATGAGTCATATATCAGAAGGTAAAGAAACAAGCGACTTTCAAAAACCTGGCTCTGTGGAATTGGTAGAGGTGGAAGAAGGATCACGTCCAGCTAAACTACCGAGCCCATATACACCGGAAAGCCGTATCGTAACTGAACTTTTCCACGTAGATAATACCCCATCCCAAGTGTCTCAAGTATTCCAGAAGCTAGATCCAGTCCAGGATCTATCAGCTTCCTACGATCAAGAGGCGCAAGCCATTAATCTTGAATGGGGATATGATGAACCAGAAGGTATTTCTTATGAAGTGACCGTCGCTATTGATGGCGGGGAAGCAAGACAACTTACCAGAACGAAAGATACAACTGTAGAAATTACCAATGCTCAACCAGGTTCTTCTTATGAATTTACAGTAACTGCGGTAAGTGATAATGAAGATGCAGATGCCAGTGATCCTTCCTCTGCTAGTGTAGAGGTACCAGCGGAAGAAACAGAGGAAAATCCTGAACAGGAGCCTGAAGAAGAGAATCCTGAGGAGGGAAACCCTGAAGAAGAAAATCCTGAAGATGAGCAGAATAATGGAAATGGGAACCAGAACGATAACAATAATAATCAAGATGGAAATAACGGAAATAATGGAGATGGTAACAACGGTAATGGGGACGGCGGAGAAGGCCAAAATGACGATGGATCCGGAGAGCCAGGGGAAAATGGTGATGGTGGAGACGAAAATGATGGTCCAAACACACCCCCAGAAGGTGATGGCGACACGGACCCTGATGAAGGCGGTGACGACGACGACCCTGGCCAGCCTGATAATCCAGGTACTGAACAACCAGAACAACCACAAGAAGACGCTGCCTAA
- the recU gene encoding Holliday junction resolvase RecU, which translates to MNYPNGRKSGTQKLRSQNKAETTFSNRGMTLEEDIELSNDYYRNANIAIVHKKPTPVQIVNVDYPKRSAAVIKEAYFKQASTTDFNGVYRGRYIDFEAKETKSKTSFPLSNIHQHQIDHMYACQLHGGICFIIVKFAVFDEVYLLPASKLFLFWNDQFKGGRKSIPYDYMKAEAELLPFHYQARIDYATALDKLYF; encoded by the coding sequence GTGAATTACCCCAATGGGAGGAAAAGCGGTACCCAAAAATTAAGAAGCCAAAATAAGGCAGAAACCACCTTTAGTAATAGAGGTATGACATTAGAAGAAGATATTGAATTATCCAATGACTATTATCGAAATGCCAACATTGCCATCGTTCATAAGAAGCCAACACCTGTCCAAATTGTAAATGTGGACTATCCAAAGAGAAGTGCTGCAGTAATAAAAGAAGCTTATTTTAAACAAGCTTCTACGACAGATTTTAATGGAGTTTATCGAGGGCGTTACATTGATTTTGAAGCGAAGGAAACTAAAAGTAAAACTTCCTTCCCTCTCAGTAACATCCATCAGCACCAAATTGATCATATGTATGCTTGTCAATTACACGGTGGTATATGTTTTATTATTGTCAAATTTGCCGTTTTTGATGAAGTGTATCTACTACCTGCATCCAAACTTTTTTTATTTTGGAATGATCAATTTAAAGGCGGACGCAAATCTATTCCTTATGATTATATGAAAGCTGAAGCCGAACTTCTACCCTTTCATTATCAAGCAAGAATTGATTATGCAACTGCTTTAGATAAGCTCTATTTTTGA
- a CDS encoding YppE family protein — protein MALRQTTFKIKQMIDDLHEQFLTMEGPVNKKDFNFFHKVKEETSPMFNLNNQWLDEAEEFVKNRGVSVHPNQVKSTHENMEMLILHSYYLDVEKKRFKELHQSSHYVLDMILNDLNNV, from the coding sequence ATGGCACTTAGGCAGACGACATTTAAAATAAAACAAATGATTGATGATCTCCATGAACAGTTTCTTACCATGGAAGGCCCTGTAAATAAAAAGGATTTTAATTTCTTTCATAAAGTAAAGGAAGAAACAAGTCCTATGTTCAACTTAAATAATCAATGGTTAGATGAAGCCGAAGAGTTTGTTAAGAATCGGGGCGTATCTGTGCACCCTAATCAAGTTAAATCCACTCATGAAAATATGGAGATGCTAATTTTGCACAGTTACTATCTTGATGTAGAGAAGAAACGTTTTAAAGAACTGCACCAATCTTCCCATTACGTACTCGATATGATCTTAAATGACTTGAACAATGTATAA
- a CDS encoding cytidine deaminase — protein sequence MDKENLIQEAKTIRERAYVPYSKFKVGAALLTNDGTLYTGCNIENAAYPVTCCAERVAIFKAIADGHYKFKEMVVVADTDRPVPPCGSCRQVMSEFFAPDLLVHTTNLHGVTKTMTTAELLPFSFSSNDLPEETK from the coding sequence GTGGATAAAGAAAATTTAATTCAAGAAGCCAAAACAATTAGAGAACGAGCTTATGTACCCTATTCTAAATTTAAAGTCGGGGCGGCCTTATTAACAAATGATGGAACATTGTACACGGGTTGCAATATTGAGAATGCAGCTTATCCTGTAACCTGTTGTGCGGAGCGGGTGGCGATTTTTAAAGCTATTGCTGATGGTCACTATAAGTTTAAGGAAATGGTCGTTGTTGCTGATACAGATCGACCTGTTCCACCATGTGGCTCTTGCCGTCAGGTCATGAGTGAGTTTTTCGCACCGGACCTACTCGTCCATACAACGAATCTTCACGGGGTCACGAAGACGATGACGACAGCTGAGTTGCTGCCATTCTCCTTTTCCTCAAATGATTTACCTGAAGAAACAAAATAA
- a CDS encoding IS1182 family transposase: MFKQYNMNQVILPLDLEMKLQENDIAYAVHDLVEQIPNEAFAAFLRKTGCPAYHPRMMMKIIVCAYTQSVFSGRKIEALLQDSVRMMWLAQGYEPSYRTINRFRVHPDVQALLRECFVQFRCQLVQEELIDDEAIFIDGTKIEANANKFTFVWRKAVENYNANLIEKSNRMYDELVEKEIIPEIVRENPEELSVKELTDIAERLEEKVEEWSQKIEESEEVSERKQLRSERKEPKQSHKQFQDFAARKQKYESDTEIFGERNSYSKTDHDATFMRMKDDYMKNGQLKAGYNIQVATEGQYALAYDVFPNPTDTRTFLPFLDHIEQHFFELPDHLVADSGYGSEENYEEVQENRKRTPLITYNTYRKEKKKSFKKKAFHSANWEYSEEDDAFICPNGKQLTFRYFSHKTDRYGFVRKFKVYECEDCSGCPLRSQCTKAKEGNNRKIYYNEKWEEQKHMVRELLSEEKMGELYGKRKVDVEPFFGFLKANLRFTRMSVRGQESVKNELGFAFMAVNLRKYTAQRQQSKANNFPHSIKKGSDHQKPMIGTFFIISG, encoded by the coding sequence ATGTTTAAACAGTATAACATGAATCAAGTGATTTTGCCCCTGGATTTAGAAATGAAACTCCAAGAAAATGATATCGCCTATGCCGTCCACGATCTAGTCGAACAGATTCCAAACGAAGCCTTCGCTGCTTTCTTACGGAAGACGGGCTGTCCGGCTTACCATCCCCGAATGATGATGAAAATCATTGTATGCGCCTACACGCAATCGGTTTTCTCCGGAAGGAAAATCGAAGCGCTTCTCCAAGATAGTGTCCGCATGATGTGGTTAGCTCAAGGTTATGAACCGAGCTATCGAACCATTAATCGATTCCGTGTCCACCCCGACGTGCAAGCCCTCCTCCGTGAGTGCTTTGTCCAGTTCCGTTGCCAACTTGTTCAGGAAGAGTTGATTGATGACGAAGCGATTTTCATCGATGGAACCAAGATTGAAGCCAATGCCAATAAGTTTACATTTGTCTGGCGTAAGGCTGTGGAAAATTACAACGCCAATCTGATCGAAAAGTCCAACCGCATGTATGATGAATTGGTTGAAAAGGAAATCATCCCAGAAATCGTACGGGAAAATCCGGAAGAATTATCGGTCAAAGAGCTTACAGATATAGCTGAAAGGTTGGAAGAAAAGGTCGAAGAATGGAGCCAGAAAATCGAAGAGAGCGAAGAAGTGAGCGAACGGAAACAACTTCGTTCCGAGCGCAAAGAGCCAAAGCAATCCCATAAACAGTTTCAGGATTTTGCGGCGCGCAAGCAGAAATACGAAAGCGACACGGAAATCTTTGGAGAACGAAACAGTTATTCCAAGACCGACCATGACGCCACGTTTATGCGAATGAAAGATGATTATATGAAGAACGGGCAACTGAAAGCCGGTTATAATATACAGGTGGCGACCGAAGGCCAATATGCGCTCGCTTATGATGTTTTTCCGAACCCAACGGATACGCGCACGTTCCTTCCTTTCCTGGATCACATCGAACAACACTTCTTTGAACTACCCGATCATCTTGTCGCCGATAGTGGGTATGGAAGCGAAGAAAATTATGAAGAAGTCCAGGAGAATCGCAAGCGCACGCCATTGATCACGTACAATACGTACCGCAAAGAGAAGAAGAAAAGTTTTAAAAAGAAGGCATTTCATTCAGCCAATTGGGAGTACAGCGAAGAAGATGATGCATTCATTTGTCCGAACGGAAAACAACTGACGTTCCGGTATTTTTCCCACAAGACTGATCGTTATGGCTTTGTCCGGAAGTTTAAGGTGTACGAGTGTGAAGACTGTTCCGGTTGCCCTCTCCGTAGTCAATGTACCAAGGCTAAAGAAGGCAACAATCGCAAGATCTATTACAATGAAAAATGGGAAGAACAAAAACATATGGTCAGAGAACTGCTTTCAGAAGAGAAAATGGGCGAACTTTATGGTAAACGTAAAGTCGATGTAGAACCATTTTTTGGATTTCTGAAGGCTAATTTGCGTTTCACTCGAATGTCCGTAAGGGGTCAGGAGAGTGTGAAGAATGAATTAGGATTTGCCTTCATGGCGGTGAACTTGAGAAAGTACACCGCTCAAAGGCAGCAGAGTAAGGCCAATAACTTTCCTCATTCAATAAAAAAAGGTTCCGATCATCAAAAACCGATGATCGGAACCTTTTTTATTATTTCAGGCTAG
- a CDS encoding CotD family spore coat protein, whose amino-acid sequence MYDHHHCPPMRHRPIVYPVQHCVQDNYFVENMDHIHPSHLTIQNHHLLNNYHYFPHTVSYTNDYNVENHYMPQGVEPQGYNWMDQQMNQMPMEMPQGQMNPMQQFPMPFNWQDE is encoded by the coding sequence ATGTACGATCATCATCATTGTCCGCCAATGAGACATCGTCCGATCGTTTACCCCGTTCAACATTGCGTGCAGGACAATTATTTTGTTGAAAATATGGATCATATACACCCATCACATCTAACCATTCAAAACCATCATTTGCTAAATAATTATCACTATTTCCCACACACCGTTTCCTACACCAATGATTATAATGTTGAAAATCATTATATGCCGCAAGGAGTCGAACCCCAAGGGTACAACTGGATGGACCAACAAATGAATCAAATGCCTATGGAAATGCCGCAGGGTCAAATGAACCCAATGCAGCAGTTTCCGATGCCATTTAATTGGCAAGATGAATAA